A window from Methylococcus mesophilus encodes these proteins:
- a CDS encoding GNAT family N-acetyltransferase, translated as MQTPIAPAPIEPETERLRLRQWRKSDLEPFARLNADPRVMEYFPQLLARAESDALAARIGELIARRGWGFWAAELKANGEFIGFVGLHVPSAELPFSPCVEIGWRLAFDHWGRGYATEAAEAALHVGFAELNLAEIVSFTTLGNSRSQAVMHRLGMQRDPQTFQHPAIAAGNPLHEHCLYRLGCEAWSIRQSESPFSPRP; from the coding sequence ATGCAAACCCCGATAGCGCCGGCGCCGATCGAACCCGAAACCGAACGGCTGCGCCTGCGCCAATGGCGTAAATCCGACCTGGAACCCTTCGCCCGGCTCAATGCCGATCCCAGGGTGATGGAGTATTTTCCCCAGCTCTTAGCCCGGGCCGAGAGCGACGCCTTGGCCGCACGGATCGGGGAGCTGATAGCACGGCGCGGCTGGGGGTTCTGGGCCGCCGAACTCAAAGCGAACGGGGAATTCATCGGCTTCGTCGGCCTGCACGTGCCATCCGCCGAGCTGCCGTTCTCGCCCTGCGTCGAAATCGGCTGGCGGCTCGCCTTCGATCACTGGGGCCGGGGCTATGCGACCGAGGCCGCGGAAGCGGCACTGCACGTCGGCTTCGCCGAGCTGAACCTGGCGGAGATCGTATCGTTCACTACGCTCGGAAACTCGCGTTCGCAGGCCGTGATGCACCGGCTCGGCATGCAGCGCGATCCACAGACCTTCCAGCACCCTGCGATCGCGGCCGGCAATCCGCTGCACGAGCACTGCCTTTACCGGCTGGGCTGCGAGGCCTGGTCGATCCGGCAGTCGGAAAGCCCTTTCAGCCCTCGCCCTTGA
- a CDS encoding cysteine desulfurase has translation MSTAPAPAAVPIFDAARIRKDFPILGQQVHGQPLVYLDNAATAQKPKAVLDCIAKVYTEDYANVHRGVHTLSQRATELFEGAREKVQRHLNARHSHEIVFTRGTTEAINLVAQSYGRPRFKAGDEILITAMEHHSNIVPWQMLCEQTGAVLKVVPIDRTGALVLDQFEALLSNRTRLLAVTHMSNALGTINPVEKLIEQAHRRGVPVLVDGAQAIPHMAVDVQALDCDFYAFSGHKLYGPAGIGILYGKEELLNKMPPYQGGGDMIRRVTFEKTEYNTLPYKFEAGTPSIVDAIALGAAIDYVNGIGIETIAGHEHRLLAYATEQALRIPGLELLGQAADKGAILSFTLHRIHPHDIGTILDHLGIAIRAGHHCAMPVMDFFGVPATARASFGLYNTFEEVDALIAGIHKVIEVFG, from the coding sequence ATGAGCACCGCCCCCGCCCCCGCCGCCGTCCCGATTTTCGACGCCGCCCGGATCAGGAAGGACTTCCCGATTCTCGGACAGCAGGTTCACGGCCAGCCGCTGGTCTACCTGGACAATGCCGCCACCGCCCAGAAACCCAAGGCGGTGCTGGACTGCATCGCCAAGGTGTACACGGAGGACTACGCCAACGTCCACCGCGGCGTGCACACCCTGAGCCAGCGCGCCACGGAGCTGTTCGAGGGGGCACGCGAAAAGGTGCAACGCCACCTCAACGCCCGCCACTCGCACGAGATCGTCTTCACCCGCGGCACCACCGAGGCGATCAACCTGGTCGCCCAGTCCTACGGACGGCCGCGCTTCAAGGCGGGGGACGAGATCCTCATCACGGCCATGGAGCACCATTCCAACATCGTGCCCTGGCAGATGCTGTGCGAACAGACCGGCGCCGTGCTGAAGGTCGTCCCGATCGACCGCACCGGCGCGCTGGTGCTGGACCAGTTCGAGGCCCTGCTGTCGAACCGCACCCGGCTGCTGGCGGTGACGCACATGTCGAACGCGCTCGGCACGATCAACCCGGTCGAAAAGCTGATCGAGCAGGCCCATCGCCGCGGCGTGCCGGTCCTGGTCGACGGCGCCCAGGCGATTCCGCACATGGCGGTGGACGTGCAGGCGCTGGACTGCGATTTCTACGCCTTTTCCGGCCACAAGCTGTACGGCCCCGCCGGCATCGGCATCCTTTACGGCAAGGAAGAGTTGCTGAACAAGATGCCGCCCTACCAGGGCGGCGGCGACATGATCCGCCGGGTGACCTTCGAAAAGACCGAATACAACACCCTGCCCTACAAGTTTGAAGCCGGCACGCCGAGCATCGTCGACGCCATCGCCCTGGGCGCGGCGATCGACTATGTCAACGGGATCGGCATCGAAACCATCGCCGGGCACGAACACCGGCTGCTGGCCTACGCCACTGAACAGGCGCTGCGAATCCCGGGCTTAGAGCTGCTCGGCCAGGCCGCCGACAAGGGCGCCATCCTGTCGTTCACCCTGCACCGCATCCATCCGCACGACATCGGCACGATTCTCGACCACCTCGGCATCGCCATCCGCGCCGGGCACCACTGCGCCATGCCGGTGATGGACTTTTTCGGCGTTCCCGCGACGGCGCGGGCGTCGTTCGGGCTTTACAACACTTTCGAAGAGGTAGACGCGTTGATCGCAGGCATCCACAAGGTCATCGAGGTATTCGGCTGA
- the lspA gene encoding signal peptidase II — translation MRSSLFAGGVDLNEENIAMTTVKRLALVFTILASSVGCDQVTKEAARACLEPGSGVSFFGDLFRLQYAENTGAFLSLGSMLPEDLRFWVFTLANGLGLVCLLIFVLLRRNLLPANVAGLSLLIAGGVGNLIDRVSNQGAVIDFLNIGLGNFRTGIFNVADVAIMAGAALLLLAAYAQDNASDRERLE, via the coding sequence ATGCGGTCGTCGCTCTTTGCCGGTGGAGTGGATCTGAATGAGGAAAATATTGCGATGACGACGGTCAAACGACTAGCCCTGGTGTTCACGATCTTGGCGTCCAGCGTGGGCTGCGACCAGGTGACCAAGGAAGCTGCCAGGGCTTGCCTCGAACCGGGTTCCGGCGTCTCCTTCTTTGGCGATTTGTTCCGGCTGCAGTATGCGGAGAATACGGGCGCGTTTTTGAGCCTGGGTTCGATGTTGCCGGAAGACCTCCGGTTCTGGGTATTCACCTTGGCAAATGGTCTGGGCTTGGTCTGTTTGTTGATTTTCGTCCTGCTGCGTCGGAACCTGCTTCCTGCGAATGTCGCCGGCCTGTCTTTGCTGATCGCCGGCGGCGTGGGCAATCTCATCGACCGTGTATCCAACCAGGGCGCGGTGATCGACTTCCTGAATATCGGCCTCGGGAACTTCCGTACCGGTATTTTCAATGTGGCCGATGTCGCAATAATGGCCGGCGCTGCCCTGTTGCTGCTCGCGGCTTATGCCCAGGACAACGCGTCAGATCGGGAACGGCTCGAATGA
- a CDS encoding alpha-keto acid decarboxylase family protein: protein MDTEDPGTIGQHLLTCLYQAGVEHIFGVPGDYVLGFYDLMAKGPVRHIGTTREDTAAFAADGYARCRGMGALAVTYGVGALNTVNAVAGAYAESSPVVVISGAPGVREQREDPLIHHRFGPFRFQREIFERITCAAVVLDDPVIAFRQVERALAAARQHCKPVYIEIPADRVMAPGYPIPQEIPEAPFSDDSALAEAVAEAAELLGRAVSPVVLAGVELHRRGLQDALVGLVEQARLPVAATLTGKSVFAERHPAYLGVYEGAMSTENARYMVEQSDLLLMLGVTLNDVDTGIYTARLDPQRIVRAAQNEVVIRHHRYPRVLLADFVTALARSAKARGEAFPVPAWPEPWDFPAPDRPMTIARLVERLDRALTSDMIVVCDVGDCLFAATALRVHRCSEFLASAFYTSMGFAVPAALGAQIARPDHRTLILVGDGAFQMTGTELSTHARLGLAPIVVVFNNRGYSTERFILDGAFNDIADWRFHRLGEVFGPLQGYDAPDEAAFESALSEALANRSMPSLINVRLPPGDASIAMKRLAGHLQSRVKGEG from the coding sequence ATGGACACAGAGGATCCCGGCACTATCGGACAACATCTGCTCACCTGCCTTTACCAGGCGGGTGTCGAGCACATCTTTGGCGTTCCCGGCGATTACGTGCTTGGCTTCTACGATTTGATGGCCAAAGGTCCCGTCCGGCATATCGGGACCACGCGGGAGGACACCGCCGCCTTCGCCGCCGACGGCTATGCCCGCTGCCGGGGTATGGGCGCGCTGGCGGTGACTTACGGGGTCGGTGCGCTCAACACCGTCAACGCCGTCGCCGGCGCCTATGCGGAATCCTCGCCGGTGGTGGTCATCAGCGGTGCGCCGGGGGTGCGCGAGCAAAGGGAAGACCCGTTGATCCACCACCGCTTCGGGCCGTTCCGGTTTCAGCGCGAGATATTCGAACGGATCACCTGCGCCGCCGTGGTGCTGGACGATCCGGTGATCGCGTTCCGGCAGGTGGAGCGTGCGCTCGCGGCCGCCCGCCAGCATTGCAAGCCGGTGTACATCGAGATTCCCGCCGACCGGGTGATGGCGCCGGGATATCCGATTCCGCAGGAAATCCCGGAAGCGCCTTTCAGCGACGATTCGGCCCTGGCGGAAGCGGTCGCCGAGGCCGCGGAGCTCCTGGGCCGTGCGGTGTCGCCGGTGGTCCTTGCAGGCGTCGAGTTGCACCGGCGAGGGCTCCAGGACGCCCTCGTCGGGCTCGTCGAGCAGGCGCGCCTGCCGGTGGCGGCGACCTTAACCGGCAAGTCGGTGTTCGCCGAGCGCCATCCCGCCTATCTGGGGGTGTACGAGGGCGCGATGAGCACGGAAAACGCGCGCTACATGGTCGAGCAGTCCGACCTCCTGCTGATGCTCGGGGTCACGCTGAACGACGTGGACACGGGCATCTACACGGCGCGTCTCGATCCGCAGCGCATCGTCCGCGCCGCCCAGAACGAGGTCGTGATTCGCCATCACCGCTATCCCCGCGTCCTGCTCGCGGACTTCGTCACGGCCCTGGCGCGGTCCGCCAAGGCTCGGGGCGAGGCGTTTCCGGTGCCGGCATGGCCGGAACCGTGGGACTTTCCCGCGCCGGACCGGCCGATGACGATCGCCCGGCTGGTGGAGCGGCTCGACCGCGCGCTGACCTCCGACATGATCGTAGTGTGCGACGTCGGCGACTGCCTGTTCGCCGCCACCGCCCTGCGCGTGCACCGGTGCAGCGAATTTCTGGCGTCCGCCTTCTATACCTCAATGGGTTTCGCGGTGCCCGCCGCCCTTGGGGCGCAGATTGCGCGTCCCGACCACCGGACGCTGATCCTGGTCGGCGACGGGGCCTTTCAGATGACCGGTACGGAGCTGTCGACCCATGCCCGTCTCGGCCTGGCACCCATCGTGGTGGTGTTCAACAATCGCGGTTACAGCACCGAACGCTTCATCCTCGACGGGGCCTTCAACGACATCGCCGACTGGCGCTTCCACCGGCTGGGCGAGGTGTTCGGCCCCCTACAGGGCTACGACGCGCCCGACGAAGCGGCGTTTGAAAGTGCGCTCAGCGAAGCGCTGGCCAACCGAAGCATGCCGAGCCTCATCAACGTCCGTCTTCCCCCCGGCGATGCTTCGATAGCCATGAAGCGTCTCGCCGGGCATCTGCAGTCCCGGGTCAAGGGCGAGGGCTGA
- a CDS encoding SUF system Fe-S cluster assembly regulator, giving the protein MLRISKLTDYAIIILGQMARADEQTFAAAELADQTSIAMPTASKILKALARAGIVTSTRGARGGYALARKPEHTSVARIIGALEGPIALTECSAEQALCQQSSSCDVRSHWNVINRAVQTALESVSLADMIRPVSASTDEVPISLARLQPQPR; this is encoded by the coding sequence ATGCTGCGAATAAGCAAACTGACCGACTACGCGATCATCATCCTGGGCCAGATGGCCCGCGCCGACGAACAGACCTTCGCCGCGGCCGAGTTGGCGGATCAGACCTCGATCGCGATGCCGACCGCGAGCAAGATCCTGAAGGCGCTGGCACGAGCCGGAATCGTGACCTCGACCCGCGGCGCCCGCGGCGGCTACGCCCTGGCACGGAAGCCGGAACACACCAGCGTCGCCAGGATCATCGGCGCCCTCGAAGGGCCGATCGCGCTCACCGAATGCAGCGCCGAACAGGCGCTTTGCCAGCAGTCTTCGTCCTGCGATGTCCGCAGCCACTGGAACGTGATCAACCGGGCGGTGCAGACCGCGCTGGAGTCGGTCAGCCTGGCGGACATGATCCGCCCGGTATCCGCCTCGACGGACGAAGTGCCGATTTCGCTGGCACGGCTGCAGCCCCAACCCCGATAA
- a CDS encoding FMN-binding negative transcriptional regulator: MTAPFYTPDPFAERDFGRLTAFLRNHPFAMLVSIDGDSPMVSHLPLLFDPAGGSQGRLSGHLARANPHWRLLDRGMPALAVFRGPHAYVSPSWYASSAVPTWGYAVVHVKGMPRIVDDKAECTAMLRRMTAAYESRLPDPWEFETGDGRLLDRIVAFEIEVTELQGKFKLSQNRSAEDRRRVIEKLAGSPLASEGELARLMEDWQSPPEHPFGS; this comes from the coding sequence ATGACGGCACCCTTCTATACCCCCGATCCTTTCGCGGAAAGGGATTTCGGACGGCTGACCGCCTTTCTGCGGAATCATCCTTTCGCCATGCTCGTATCGATAGACGGCGATTCCCCGATGGTCAGCCATCTTCCGCTCCTGTTCGATCCGGCGGGGGGATCCCAGGGTAGATTGTCCGGCCACTTGGCGCGAGCCAACCCCCATTGGCGGCTGCTGGACCGGGGAATGCCCGCGCTCGCGGTATTCCGCGGGCCGCATGCATACGTGTCTCCGTCGTGGTATGCCTCGTCTGCGGTGCCGACCTGGGGCTACGCGGTCGTCCATGTGAAGGGAATGCCCAGGATCGTCGATGACAAGGCTGAATGCACGGCAATGCTCAGGCGGATGACGGCTGCCTACGAGTCGCGTCTGCCCGATCCGTGGGAATTCGAGACCGGGGATGGCCGGCTGCTGGACAGGATCGTGGCTTTCGAGATCGAGGTGACCGAACTCCAGGGCAAATTCAAGCTGAGTCAGAACCGGTCGGCCGAGGACCGCCGCCGGGTCATCGAGAAGCTCGCCGGTTCGCCGTTGGCGTCCGAAGGGGAACTCGCACGGCTCATGGAGGACTGGCAGAGTCCTCCGGAGCATCCGTTCGGTTCGTAG
- the sufU gene encoding Fe-S cluster assembly sulfur transfer protein SufU yields the protein MLDQIRDLYQEVVFDHNRNPRNFRVMEDANRTIEGFNPLCGDRITLYVKIDGDGVIRDVSFQGSGCAISTASASLMTEIVRDMHESEAHALFETFHRIATGKDDAVNLEELGKLAVLAGVRAYPARVKCATLAWHSLEAAIENKEATVTTE from the coding sequence ATGCTGGACCAGATTCGGGATCTCTACCAGGAGGTGGTCTTCGACCACAACCGGAATCCGCGCAACTTCCGGGTGATGGAAGACGCCAATCGCACCATCGAGGGCTTCAACCCGCTGTGCGGCGACCGCATCACCCTGTATGTCAAGATCGACGGCGACGGCGTCATCCGGGATGTCAGCTTCCAGGGCTCGGGCTGCGCGATTTCCACCGCCTCGGCTTCGCTGATGACCGAGATCGTCCGGGACATGCACGAAAGCGAGGCCCACGCATTGTTCGAGACCTTCCACCGCATCGCTACCGGCAAGGACGATGCCGTCAACCTGGAAGAACTGGGCAAGCTGGCCGTCCTGGCCGGCGTGCGTGCCTATCCGGCGCGGGTCAAATGCGCCACCCTGGCCTGGCACTCGCTGGAAGCCGCCATCGAGAACAAAGAAGCGACCGTCACCACGGAATGA
- the sufD gene encoding Fe-S cluster assembly protein SufD, with protein sequence MSALSHSLYVDSYREPATHEPAWLSRLRRQALARFETSGFPSPRDEEWRYTHVTPIERKLFTAATGPADIATANSLIEGYRIADAWSLVFVDGLFAPELSERNGLPAGVTLDNLGSILQTDATWLESALEPEAERHGFVDFNTAFFTDGAVLRVDEGVVLEKPVQLFFVSTRSEGRATLRNLIRIGRNAEARVVETHVGTAETGYLGAVVNQIEIGDNGGLNHYKLQLDGGRAYHFGGSYARVARDGRFGHHTLSLGGLLVRNETHARLAHAAQTEMNGLFLSENRQHVDNHVRVDHDEPHGASRVTYRGILKDRSRGVFQGRIVVHADAQKTDAEMNNRNLLLSEDAEIDIKPQLEIHADDVKCAHGVTIGQLDPDSVFYLESRGIDAATAREMLTFAFAAEIVERMRPDPFRELLRGMLLARFPNAK encoded by the coding sequence ATGAGTGCGCTATCTCACAGCCTTTACGTTGATTCGTACCGCGAACCGGCCACCCACGAACCTGCCTGGCTGAGCCGGCTCCGCCGGCAGGCGCTGGCGCGCTTCGAGACGTCCGGCTTTCCCTCCCCGCGGGACGAAGAATGGCGCTACACCCATGTCACGCCGATCGAGCGCAAGCTGTTCACCGCGGCGACCGGTCCCGCCGATATCGCGACCGCCAACTCGCTGATTGAGGGCTACCGGATCGCGGATGCCTGGTCGCTGGTATTCGTCGACGGCCTGTTCGCGCCCGAGTTGTCCGAGCGGAACGGCCTGCCTGCCGGCGTGACGCTGGACAACCTCGGCTCGATACTGCAAACCGATGCGACCTGGCTGGAATCCGCGCTCGAACCGGAAGCCGAGCGGCACGGCTTCGTCGATTTCAACACCGCCTTCTTCACCGACGGCGCCGTGCTGCGCGTGGACGAGGGCGTCGTGCTGGAAAAGCCGGTCCAGCTGTTCTTCGTCTCGACCCGCAGCGAGGGCCGGGCCACGCTGCGCAACCTGATCCGAATCGGCAGGAACGCCGAGGCGCGCGTCGTCGAAACCCACGTCGGCACCGCGGAGACCGGCTATTTGGGCGCCGTGGTCAACCAGATCGAAATCGGGGACAACGGTGGCCTGAACCATTACAAGCTCCAGCTCGACGGCGGCAGGGCCTACCACTTCGGCGGCAGCTACGCCCGCGTCGCCCGCGACGGCCGCTTCGGCCATCACACTTTGTCGCTGGGAGGGCTGCTGGTCCGCAACGAAACGCATGCCCGCCTCGCCCACGCGGCCCAGACCGAGATGAACGGGTTGTTCCTGAGCGAGAATCGCCAGCACGTCGACAACCACGTCCGGGTGGACCACGACGAGCCGCACGGCGCCAGCCGCGTGACCTACCGGGGCATCCTCAAGGACCGCTCGCGCGGCGTGTTCCAGGGCCGGATCGTGGTGCACGCGGACGCTCAGAAGACCGACGCGGAAATGAACAACCGCAACCTGCTGCTGTCCGAAGACGCCGAGATCGACATCAAGCCGCAGCTCGAGATCCATGCCGACGACGTGAAATGCGCCCACGGCGTCACGATCGGCCAGCTCGATCCGGATTCAGTGTTCTACCTGGAATCGCGCGGCATCGACGCAGCCACGGCCCGCGAGATGCTGACCTTTGCCTTCGCGGCGGAAATCGTCGAACGGATGCGCCCCGACCCGTTCCGCGAGCTGCTGCGTGGCATGCTGCTGGCCCGTTTCCCGAACGCAAAGTGA
- the sufC gene encoding Fe-S cluster assembly ATPase SufC has product MLRIENLHARVEGKAILKGIDLTIRPGEVHAIMGPNGSGKSTLSNVLAGRSGYEVTEGTATYRGQDLLGLPPEQRAREGVFLAFQYPVEIPGVSNIYLLKAAYNAMRRHRGLNEVDALDFLKLVKEKTKIVDLDEQFLYRGVNEGFSGGEKKRNEILQMAILEPTLCILDETDSGLDIDALKVVADGVNSLRSPDRAFILVTHYQRLLDYIKPDRVHVLAHGRIVKSGDAGLAHELEQKGYGWIEAAAAGA; this is encoded by the coding sequence CTGCTCCGCATCGAAAACCTGCACGCCCGCGTCGAAGGCAAAGCCATCCTCAAGGGCATCGACCTCACCATCAGGCCCGGCGAGGTCCACGCCATCATGGGCCCGAACGGCTCGGGCAAAAGCACGCTGTCCAACGTCCTGGCCGGGCGCTCCGGCTACGAAGTGACCGAAGGCACGGCGACCTACCGCGGCCAAGACCTGCTGGGCCTGCCGCCGGAACAGCGCGCCCGCGAGGGCGTGTTCCTGGCCTTCCAGTACCCGGTGGAGATTCCCGGCGTCAGCAACATCTATCTGCTGAAAGCGGCCTACAACGCCATGCGGCGCCATCGCGGCCTGAACGAGGTCGACGCGCTGGACTTCCTGAAGCTGGTCAAGGAAAAAACCAAGATCGTCGACCTGGACGAGCAGTTCCTGTACCGGGGCGTCAACGAAGGCTTCTCGGGCGGCGAGAAGAAGCGCAACGAGATCCTGCAGATGGCGATCCTCGAACCCACATTGTGCATCCTCGACGAGACCGATTCGGGCCTGGACATCGACGCGCTCAAGGTGGTGGCCGACGGCGTCAATTCGCTGCGTTCGCCGGACCGCGCCTTCATCCTGGTCACCCATTACCAGCGCCTGCTGGATTACATCAAGCCCGACCGCGTCCACGTCCTGGCGCACGGCCGTATCGTAAAATCCGGCGACGCAGGTCTTGCGCACGAACTCGAACAGAAGGGCTACGGCTGGATCGAAGCGGCCGCCGCGGGGGCCTGA
- the sufB gene encoding Fe-S cluster assembly protein SufB, translating into MSATAETLDRLIKQEYKPGFVTELETDTLPPGLNEDVIRAISQKKNEPEFMLEWRLSAYRHWLTMQEPRWAFVEYEPVDYQAISYYSAPKTMDHPKSLDEVDPKLLETYNKLGIPLYEQEKLAGVAVDAVFDSVSVATTFKDKLAEAGVIFCSMSEAIEKHPELVRQYLGSVVPAGDNFFAALNSAVFSDGSFVYIPKGVRCPMELSTYFRINAAKTGQFERTLIVADEGSHVSYLEGCTAPMRDENQLHAAVVELVALEGAQIKYSTVQNWYPGDEEGRGGIYNFVTKRGDCRGARSKISWTQVETGSAITWKYPSCILRGDDSVGEFYSVAVTNHRQQADTGTKMIHIGKNTRSTIISKGISAGRAQNSYRGLVKVLKSADNARNYTQCDSLLIGDRCGAHTFPYIEVKQPSAQVEHEATTSKISEDQLFFCQQRGLSAEDAVSMIVNGFCKQVFKELPMEFAVEAQALLGISLEGSVG; encoded by the coding sequence ATGTCCGCCACGGCAGAAACCCTGGACCGCCTGATCAAACAGGAATACAAGCCCGGCTTCGTCACCGAGTTGGAAACCGACACGCTTCCGCCCGGCCTGAACGAGGACGTCATCCGCGCCATTTCGCAGAAGAAAAACGAGCCGGAATTCATGCTGGAATGGCGCTTGAGCGCCTACCGCCACTGGCTGACGATGCAGGAACCGCGCTGGGCCTTCGTCGAGTACGAGCCAGTGGACTATCAGGCCATCAGCTACTATTCCGCGCCGAAAACCATGGACCACCCGAAATCCCTGGACGAGGTCGATCCCAAGCTGCTGGAAACCTACAACAAGCTGGGCATCCCGCTGTACGAGCAGGAAAAGCTGGCCGGCGTGGCGGTGGACGCGGTGTTCGATTCCGTGTCGGTGGCGACCACCTTCAAGGACAAGCTGGCCGAAGCCGGCGTGATCTTCTGCTCCATGTCGGAGGCGATCGAGAAACATCCGGAACTGGTCCGGCAATATCTGGGCAGCGTGGTGCCGGCGGGAGACAATTTCTTCGCGGCGCTCAACTCGGCGGTGTTCTCGGACGGCTCCTTCGTCTACATCCCAAAGGGCGTGCGCTGCCCGATGGAGCTGTCGACCTATTTCCGCATCAATGCGGCCAAGACCGGCCAATTCGAGCGGACCCTGATCGTCGCCGACGAGGGCAGCCACGTCAGCTACCTGGAGGGCTGCACCGCACCGATGCGCGACGAGAACCAGCTGCACGCGGCGGTGGTCGAACTCGTCGCGCTGGAAGGCGCCCAGATCAAGTACTCGACCGTGCAGAACTGGTATCCCGGCGACGAGGAAGGCCGCGGCGGCATCTACAACTTCGTCACCAAGCGAGGGGACTGCCGGGGCGCGCGTTCGAAGATTTCCTGGACCCAGGTGGAAACCGGCTCGGCCATCACCTGGAAATACCCCAGCTGCATTCTGCGCGGCGACGACTCGGTCGGCGAGTTCTACTCGGTGGCGGTCACCAACCACCGCCAGCAGGCCGATACCGGCACCAAGATGATCCACATCGGCAAGAATACCCGTAGCACGATCATATCCAAGGGCATTTCCGCCGGCCGTGCCCAGAACAGCTACCGCGGACTGGTGAAGGTCCTCAAGAGCGCCGACAACGCCCGCAACTACACCCAGTGCGATTCGCTGCTGATCGGCGACCGTTGCGGGGCGCACACCTTCCCCTACATCGAGGTGAAGCAGCCCTCCGCCCAGGTCGAGCACGAGGCGACGACCTCGAAGATCAGCGAAGACCAGCTGTTCTTCTGCCAGCAGCGCGGCCTGTCGGCGGAGGATGCGGTCTCCATGATCGTGAACGGCTTCTGCAAGCAGGTCTTCAAGGAACTGCCCATGGAATTCGCGGTGGAAGCCCAGGCGCTGCTGGGCATCAGCCTGGAAGGCAGCGTCGGTTGA